A window from Dunckerocampus dactyliophorus isolate RoL2022-P2 chromosome 15, RoL_Ddac_1.1, whole genome shotgun sequence encodes these proteins:
- the LOC129168348 gene encoding H(+)/Cl(-) exchange transporter 5-like isoform X2, translated as MEHRGGYSGGGGSSSEDDDDEMVDIAGATLDFSSTDDVPPLNSGGYEEDSSSRRGGAMNGNGPSHLVDPLEDPLPGVGTYEDFNTIDWVREKSKDRDRHREITNKSKQSIVALLLSISDAFSGWLLMLLVGLMSGALAGGIDIAAHWLTDMKEGVCLVGFWFNHEHCCWTSNETTFQERDRCPQWQSWAELITGTSQGAFAYIVNYLMYIFWALLFAFLTVTLVRAFAPYACGSGIPEIKTILSGFIIRGYLGKWTLIIKTITLVLAVSSGLSLGKEGPLVHVACCCANILCHLFTKYRKNEAKRREVLSAAAAVGVSVAFGAPIGGVLFSLEEVSYYFPLKTLWRSFFAALVAAFTLRSINPFGNSRLVLFYVEFHAPWHLVELGPFILLGIFGGLWGALFIKANIAWCRRRKSTRLGHYPVMEVLVVAALTALLAFPNSYTRMSGAELISELFNDCSLLDSSQLCGYKQPSNTSETSAGNSLADRPAGEGLYTALWQLALALIFKMMITVITFGMKVPSGLFIPSMAVGAIAGRLLGVGMEQLAYYNHDWFIFKGWCSPGADCITPGLYAMVGAAACLGGVTRMTVSLVVIMFELTGGLEYIVPLMAATMTSKWVADAFGREGIYEAHIRLNGYPFLEPKEEFEHSSLAVDVMRPRRSDPTLAVLTQEGMTVGEVEALVESTHYSGFPVVVSKESQRLVGFVLRRDLLISIDNARQRQEGVVSASQVVFTEHAPSQAPDALPHLRLRGIMDLSPFTVTDHTPMDITVDIFRKLGLRQCLVTHNGRLLGIITKKDILKHMAQIANRDPDSILFN; from the exons GAGGTTACGAGgaggacagcagcagcagaagaggTGGCGCTATGAACGGAAATGGCCCCAGCCATCTTGTGGACCCACTGGAGGACCCGCTGCCTGGGGTGGGCACCTACGAGGACTTCAACACCATCGATTGGGTCCGGGAGAAGAGCAAGGACCGCGACAGACACAGAGAG ATCACCAACAAGAGCAAGCAGTCGATTGTGGCTCTGCTGCTCAGCATCAGCGATGCTTTCTCTGGATGGCTGCTCATGCTGCTGGTGGGACTCATGTCAG GTGCTCTGGCTGGTGGCATCGACATTGCGGCCCACTGGCTAACGGACATGAAGGAAGGCGTGTGTCTTGTAGGTTTCTGGTTCAACCACGAGCACTGCTGCTGGACCTCCAATGAGACCACCTTCCAGGAGCGCGACCGATGTCCACAGTGGCAGAGCTGGGCCGAGCTCATAACAGGGACCTCGCAG GGTGCTTTTGCTTACATCGTCAACTACCTGATGTACATCTTCTGGGCTCTTCTCTTTGCTTTCCTGACCGTGACACTGGTCCGGGCCTTTGCTCCGTACGCATGCGGATCCGGTATACCAGAG ATTAAGACCATCCTCAGTGGCTTCATCATCCGTGGCTACTTGGGCAAGTGGACCCTGATCATCAAGACCATCACACTGGTGCTGGCCGTCTCGTCTGGGCTCAGCCTGGGCAAGGAAGGGCCGCTGGTCCACGTGGCGTGCTGCTGCGCTAACATCCTGTGTCACCTCTTCACAAAGTACCGCAAGAACGAAGCCAAGCGGCGAGAG GTGTTATCTGCAGCGGCTGCGGTGGGCGTGTCAGTGGCATTTGGCGCTCCCATAGGGGGAGTCTTGTTCAGCCTGGAGGAG GTAAGCTACTACTTTCCTCTGAAGACTCTGTGGCGCTCCTTCTTCGCCGCCCTGGTGGCTGCCTTCACCTTGCGCTCTATCAACCCGTTTGGTAACAGTCGCCTGGTGCTCTTCTATGTGGAGTTTCACGCCCCATGGCACCTGGTGGAACTAGGGCCCTTCATTCTGTTGGGGATATTTGGAGGCCTGTGGGGGGCGCTGTTCATCAAAGCTAACATTGCTTGGTGTCGCAGAC GTAAGTCCACTCGTCTGGGTCACTACCCTGTCATGGAGGTGCTCGTGGTCGCCGCGCTGACCGCCCTCCTCGCCTTCCCTAACAGCTACACCCGGATGAGTGGGGCGGAGCTGATTTCGGAACTGTTCAATGACTGCTCTCTTCTTGACTCCTCCCAACTGTGCGGATACAAacag CCTAGCAATACATCCGAAACAAGTGCAGGTAACAGCCTGGCGGACCGTCCTGCTGGAGAAGGTCTCTACACAGCTTTATGGCAGCTTGCGCTGGCCTTAATCTTCAAGATGATGATCACTGTCATCACTTTTGGCATGAAG GTTCCGTCAGGGCTCTTCATCCCCAGCATGGCGGTGGGCGCCATAGCGGGAAGGCTGCTTGGGGTTGGCATGGAGCAGCTAGCCTACTACAACCACGACTGGTTCATCTTCAAAGGCTGGTGTTCGCCAGGTGCCGACTGCATCACCCCGGGGCTTTACGCCATGGTGGGCGCCGCCGCCTGCCTCG GTGGCGTAACACGCATGACGGTGTCCCTTGTCGTCATCATGTTCGAACTGACAGGAGGCCTGGAGTACATTGTTCCGCTCATGGCCGCCACCATGACCAGCAAATGGGTCGCAGATGCTTTTGGACGGGAGGGAATTTACGAG GCGCACATCCGCCTCAATGGTTACCCGTTCCTGGAGCCCAAAGAGGAGTTTGAGCACAGCAGCCTGGCCGTGGACGTGATGAGGCCCAGGAGGTCGGACCCCACCCTGGCTGTGCTCACGCAGGAGGGCATGACTGTAGGGGAGGTGGAg GCGCTGGTGGAGAGCACACACTACAGCGGTTTTCCTGTGGTCGTCTCCAAGGAGTCACAGAGGCTAGTGGGATTTGTGCTAAGAAGAGATCTGCTCATATCAattg ATAACGCCCGCCAGCGGCAAGAAGGCGTGGTCAGCGCTTCCCAGGTGGTTTTCACTGAGCACGCCCCGAGCCAGGCCCCCGATGCCCTGCCCCACCTCCGTCTTAGAGGCATCATGGACCTGAGCCCCTTCACCGTTACCGATCACACGCCCATGGACATCACGGTGGATATCTTTCGCAAGCTGGGTCTGCGCCAGTGCCTGGTCACGCACAATGG GAGACTTCTGGGTATTATCACCAAAAAGGACATACTCAAACATATGGCACAAATAGCCAACAGAGACCCGGACTCAATCCTCTTCAACTGA